The following coding sequences are from one Aethina tumida isolate Nest 87 chromosome 2, icAetTumi1.1, whole genome shotgun sequence window:
- the LOC109605636 gene encoding tyrosine-protein kinase-like otk isoform X2: MGSDLHVTRVDRERDSGQFTCIAVDTTGRNPSITSSPASLNIQWIGEASVQLQEPQAASFIQRGGDVILRCHMDATGDVHYEWFRNAERLEKTPNIDIKKKRLHIKHAKPSDNGVYRCAGRNEAGIEYSVKNYALAVPGGEDTAIIQVVPSNQLVKRGSTAFFDCSYKNVDVIEWYFKDSGPLESNDRITIHPNNTLQVNEVQESDEGLYSCVGIQSESTEIPQTYAAELKLAYIREFRSTSFEPALPESSKKIVAENSPFQLTCLEPDSIPMAKKWWQNQSGHTISDTGDVRVDDDGRLIIDNVQLKHAGIYSCVAESIAGKTEKSFELIVTTKPEITRHPTSITVDENDRSVLTCAFATNSEPYTIVRWRKDGKLLKYEYDPNSMHTPRIRIYKDNGTLIINSTQTQDRGEYICEVVTTGFQPVASNPATISVIEQLRFSPPPVNKKMELGSVAKIHCKAQGTPPPNIHWEKEGVRSENLSSHITDMNGTLHFNGVQAEDKGRYSCIASNSQGTIQANITIEVVVAPKFTLLPKNPTEVIEGQPVALDCVVEGDPKPTIQWDKNSKMNDFDSTRFTVLKNGTLLISEVHKDDENKYGCTGGNSGGLNRKEIQLIVHSRDGFHPDELDGDSTVTKAVLITMSVAGAYIILVVGLMVWCRYRRRSRKLPIGDAAKTENGDVEHTELKDGTNGHIPGPSKVETNGIEAHKEGQRSDGAETTHSQSSNNSKKSKSNYDKIALSRSHLKELKLIGRGEFGDCMVGKISKSAIDNRNSQATTPTEDKELIVLVKCLTQTKDEDSLAEFKREIDMFTKLSHDNITKLYGLCREVEPHYMILEHTDWGDLKQFLVATKKGNSPALTPVQCVGIIHQLSRGMEHLSNARMIHRDLAARNCLVTSTLIAKVGIPRLTRDPYSQEYCKHVNQIIPLRWLPYEAVYEDDYSTKSDVYSFGVVMYEIFSQGELPFPKINDNSFLTKLKEKKLEWKANDTTPESLQPIQESCWNMNPQDRPTFSQLSKDVEEILKSM; encoded by the exons GGATAGGGGAGGCGTCCGTGCAGCTACAGGAGCCCCAGGCAGCCTCCTTCATTCAGAGAGGCGGTGACGTCATTTTGAGGTGTCATATGGACGCCACCGGCGACGTCCACTACGAGTGGTTTCG TAACGCGGAACGTTTGGAGAAGACGCCCAACATCGACATCAAGAAGAAACGTCTACACATAAAACATGCCAAGCCCAGTGACAACGGGGTGTACCGGTGTGCCGGAAGAAACGAAGCTGGCATCGAGTACAGCGTCAAGAACTATGCCTTAGCTGTGCCAGGTGGTGAAGACACTGCCATCATCCAAGTGGTGCCCTCCAATCAACTCGTCAAAAGGGGATCAACTGCCTTCTTCGATTGCTCATACAAAAACGTAGACGTCATTGAATGGTACTTCAAGGACAGCGGCCCACTAGAGTCCAACGACAGGATTACCATTCATCCCAACAACACCTTACAAGTCAACGAGGTGCAGGAGTCAGACGAGGGACTTTACAGTTGTGTGGGGATTCAGAGCGAATCAACTGAAATACCTCAAACTTACGCTGCCGAGCTCAAACTAGCCT ATATCAGGGAATTTAGATCTACCTCATTCGAACCAGCACTGCCAGAGAGTTCCAAAAAGATTGTTGCTGAGAACTCACCCTTCCAACTCACCTGTCTGGAGCCTGACAGCATTCCTATGGCTAAGAAGTGGTGGCAAAACCAATCAGGACACACG ATTTCTGACACAGGGGATGTAAGAGTGGATGATGACGGCCGCCTAATCATCGACAACGTGCAGCTGAAGCACGCAGGCATTTACTCATGTGTAGCTGAAAGTATTGcaggaaaaactgaaaaatcttTCGAATTGATCGTCACCA CTAAACCTGAGATAACAAGGCACCCCACCAGCATAACCGTCGACGAAAACGACAGGTCGGTACTGACTTGCGCCTTCGCAACCAACTCCGAGCCCTACACCATCGTGAGGTGGAGGAAAGACGGCAAACTCCTAAAGTACGAGTACGACCCAAACAGCATGCACACCCCCAGAATCAGGATCTACAAGGACAACGGAACGTTGATCATTAACTCAACTCAAACGCAAGACAGGGGGGAGTACATCTGCGAAGTTGTCACCACAGGTTTCCAACCTGTGGCCTCCAATCCTGCCACCATATCTGTGATAGAACAACTGCGGTTTTCCCCACCTCCAGTCAATAAAAAGATGGAGTTGGGGAGTGTGGCCAAGATCCACTGCAAGGCTCAAGGTACTCCACCACCCAACATCCACTGGGAAAAGGAGGGTGTTAGGTCTGAGAACTTGTCCAGCCACATCACCGACATGAACGGCACCCTGCACTTCAATGGGGTGCAAGCTGAAGACAAGGGACGGTACAGTTGCATTGCTAGTAACAGCCAAGGTACCATCCAGGCCAACATCACCATTGAAGTAGTCG ttgCCCCCAAGTTCACGCTCCTGCCAAAGAACCCAACTGAAGTAATCGAAGGCCAACCAGTGGCTTTGGACTGCGTGGTGGAGGGTGACCCCAAACCCACCATCCAGTGGGACAAGAACTCGAAGATGAACGACTTCGACAGTACCCGATTCACCGTTCTGAAAAATGGTACCTTGCTCATCAGTGAGGTTCATAAGGACGACGAAAACAAATATGGGTGTACCGGAGGAAATAGTGGTGGATTAAATCGGAAGGAGATTCAGCTAATCGTGCACT CGAGGGATGGCTTTCACCCGGACGAACTGGATGGGGATTCCACCGTCACAAAGGCAGTGCTGATCACCATGTCCGTGGCTGGAGCTTATATAATTCTTGTTGTTGGTTTGATGGTTTGGTGTAGATACAGGAGGCGCTCAAGGAAGCTACCAATTGGTGACG ccGCAAAAACTGAAAATGGAGACGTGGAGCATACGGAACTAAAAGACGGAACTAATGGTCACATTCCCGGCCCTTCCAAGGTGGAAACGAATGGAATCGAAGCCCACAAGGAGGGCCAAAGGAGTGACGGTGCCGAAACCACTCATTCCCAAAGCTCCAACAACTCCAAGAAGTCCAAAAGCAACTACGACAAAATAGCCCTTTCCAGAAGCCACTTGAAGGAGCTAAAACTGATCGGACGTGGTGAATTCGGTGACTGCATGGTCGGGAAAATCTCCAAAAGTGCCATCGACAACAGGAACTCCCAAGCAACCACCCCCACCGAAGACAAGGAACTGATAGTTTTGGTTAAGTGTCTGACTCAAACCAAAGACGAAGACAGCCTGGCGGAGTTCAAGCGGGAAATCGACATGTTCACCAAGTTGTCTCACGACAACATCACCAAACTGTACGGCTTATGTCGGGAAGTGGAGCCTCACTACATGATCTTGGAGCACACCGACTGGGGTGACTTGAAACAGTTCCTGGTCGCCACTAAGAAGGGTAACTCTCCGGCTCTGACGCCGGTCCAGTGCGTCGGTATTATCCACCAATTGAGCAGAGGGATGGAGCATCTGTCCAACGCCCGAATGATTCACAGGGACCTGGCAGCCCGCAATTGTCTAGTCACTTCCACGTTGATCGCCAAGGTGGGAATACCACGGCTGACCAGAGACCCGTACAGTCAGGAGTACTGCAAACACGTCAATCAG ATAATTCCCCTAAGATGGCTGCCGTACGAAGCTGTGTATGAAGATGACTACTCAACGAAGAGCGACGTGTACTCCTTCGGAGTGGTGATGTACGAAATATTCAGCCAGGGAGAGCTCCCCTTCCCCAAAATCAACGACAACAGTTTCCTGACCAAACTCAAGGAGAAGAAACTGGAATGGAAGGCCAATGACACCACGCCGGAGAGTCTACAACCCATCCAGGAGTCGTGTTGGAACATGAACCCGCAGGACAGACCCACGTTCTCGCAACTGTCGAAGGACGTCGAAGAAATACTTAAgtcaatgtaa